A window of the Hevea brasiliensis isolate MT/VB/25A 57/8 chromosome 6, ASM3005281v1, whole genome shotgun sequence genome harbors these coding sequences:
- the LOC110659136 gene encoding aquaporin TIP1-1, translated as MPINRVAIGLPREDVVHPGALKAALAEFISTAIFVFAGQGSGMAFSKLTDNASNTPAGIIMASLAHAFGLFVGVSTAANISGGHVNPAVTFGAFLGGNISLLRGILYWIAQLLGSTVACLLLKFSTHGMTTSAFALSSGVNVWNAFVFEIVMTFGLVYTVYATAIDPKKGDVGIIAPLAIGFVVGANILAGGAFEGASMNPAVSFGPALVSWDWTNHWVYWVGPLIGGGLAGIIYNLFFITLTHEPVPSTSEF; from the exons ATGCCGATCAATCGGGTAGCAATCGGGCTGCCAAGAGAGGACGTTGTGCATCCCGGTGCACTTAAGGCCGCATTGGCAGAGTTCATTAGTACAGCAATTTTTGTTTTCGCCGGACAAGGTTCCGGTATGGCCTTTAGCAAACTTACGGATAATGCGTCCAACACACCTGCCGGAATTATCATGGCCTCATTGGCACATGCATTTGGCCTTTTCGTCGGTGTGTCTACAGCTGCCAACATCTCTGGCGGCCACGTCAATCCCGCCGTCACCTTTGGTGCCTTCCTTGGTGGCAATATCTCTCTCCTCCGAGGCATTCTTTATTGGATCGCTCAGCTCCTTGGCTCCACCGTGGCCTGCCTACTTCTCAAGTTTTCTACTCATGGGATG ACAACATCGGCATTTGCTTTGTCGTCAGGGGTGAATGTGTGGAATGCATTTGTGTTCGAGATTGTAATGACGTTTGGCCTAGTTTACACAGTATATGCAACAGCCATTGATCCTAAGAAGGGTGACGTGGGGATTATTGCTCCTCTAGCAATCGGTTTCGTTGTTGGAGCTAACATTTTAGCTGGCGGAGCATTTGAAGGAGCATCTATGAACCCAGCCGTGTCTTTTGGACCTGCTTTGGTGAGCTGGGACTGGACCAACCATTGGGTTTACTGGGTAGGTCCCTTGATCGGAGGTGGACTTGCTGGAATCATTTACAATCTCTTCTTTATTACC